AATCGCGTTCCATTTGTATGCCGACCGCGCCGCCCAGAGCGCCGAACACCGCCGACAGCACAGTGCACAACGGGACCAGGCCGTACACGCTGTCGACGCCGGTTACCGCACGAACCCGCTCACCCAACACCACTTGGTAGACGACCAGAAGAAAGACAGGGAGCAGCAGCGACCCCATCAGCACACCTTGATCGCGCCGCCACCGGGTGAGTAGCACGCCGGCCTGTACCCAGCTCTGGGTCAGTAGGGAGCCCTGCATTCCGGGCTGCGTCGTCATCTGGCCCGCCTCTGCATCCGCAATGTGATTGTGCCGAAGACGAGCATCATCCCGGCACACCACGCGAGACTGGCGGCGAGGTTCCCGAGAATCACGTGCCCGCTCGCCAGGCCGCGCAACGTTTCGGCGACCTGGGACACCGGCTGGTTGCGCACGTATGGGCGTAACCAGCCCGGAAAGGTTCTCTCGGGAGCGATTCCGGTAGACAGCATGAACAGCAGCACCTGCGGGACGAACAGTAGGGGAGTGACCGCCTCAAGACTGGTCGATGCCGATCCCAGCGCGTCGGCACCCAGCGCCACAGCCAGGCACAACAGCAATGCGATAAGCACGAAGGCCAGCGCATATCCGAGGCCGCCGGTCATCCGGAATCCGAAGGCGTAGCCGGCGATCAGCGCAACCGAGAGGGCAAGCGTGGCCCGCATCAGGGTCGCCGCTATGCGGGCTGCCACGGGGTACACCGCGGGGATCGGTAGTGCCGCAATCCGCTCGCCCACCGCGGTCAGCCGGTCGCGGGCCGCACGGTCGGCGGTGACCAACGCGACGAACACGACGGATTGGACCACCACCGCAGGCACCAGATACTGCGTATAGCTGATGCGCCCGGTATCGACCAGACCGTGCAGCGCTACCCCGAAACCGGCCAAATACCCGACGGGAGAAAGCATCTCGAAGACAAGCCCGCCGTCGCGTACCGCACCTGTCATCGAACGTTCGGTGAGGGCGGCCAGGGCACTCATGACTGAGTGACGGTTCGTTCGGTGAGATGGATGAACGCTTCGTCCAGGGAGGGCTTGCGCAGCGAGATGTCGGTGAGTTCGATGCCGAGCGCATCGACGCGGCGAAAGACCTCGCTCAGCGTTGCCACTCCGTCGGGGGCCATCACCGAGACCGAATTGGCGTCGGCGTCGACATCGACGCCTTGCAGTCCCGTCAGCGCGGTTGCGACCTGACCCAAGTCGGCCGGATTCGTCGGAGTGACCTGGCAGTAGCCGGCACCCGCCCTGCGCTTGAGTTCCTCGGCGGTGCCGTTGGCGATCACCTGTCCCTGGTCGATGACGACGACTGAGTCGCTCAGCAGATCGGCTTCTTCCAGGTTCTGTGTGGTCAGCAGCACCGTAATGCCCTGTCGGGTCATCGAACTCACGAGGGTGTACAGGGTGCGGCGGCTGCGCGGGTCCAGTCCGGTGGTCGGTTCGTCGAGGAAGAGCACCTTCGGCAACACCACCAGGGCGATAGCGAGATCGACGCGGCGCCGCATGCCTCCGGAGTAGGTGGATGCGCGCCGGTCGGCAGCATCAACGAGGTCGAACCGTTCGATCAGCTCGTCGGCACGAGCCTTTGCCTGCCGCCGGCTCAGTCCGCGCAACCTACCGAACAACACCAGGTTCTCCCGCCCGTTGAGCAGGGGGTCCATCGCGCTGAACTGTCCCGCGATCCCGATGCTGGAACGTACTTCCGCGGGCTGGCGCACGATGTCGTATCCGTTGACGACAGCGTGGCCCGAACTGGGGCGGATCAGCGTGGACAAGATGTTGATGGTGGTGGTCTTACCGGCGCCATTGTGGCCGAGCACGCCGCAAACCGTCCCGGCCGGAACCGAGAAGCTCACCCCGCGCAGCGCGTGTGTGCCCTCCCCGAATGTCTTCGTAAGGCCATCAACTTCTATCGCAAGCGGGCTCACAGTTGGGAGTATTTCATGGTGGGTGCCAGCGTGTGGGCGGTATCGGTCTTACCCGGCACGTGGTTCGGCCGATGCTATCAGCCCTCTTTGCTGTGGTGGCTGTCACACGGGATGAAGGCGCGTTAGGGTGAAATGCTTGCCAGCGGGCGGCTTACGATTCGAGTGGGGTTGGGGCTTTCGATCGAGTTGGCTTGTGCGGCAGTGTGATTCCGGTCGCGGCCGCGTTTCCGCTGTTGATCAGCCGAAGGCAGCAGCCACACCGCTTCGGCGGACCACCCGAGATGGCCTTGTCTTTGGTCAAGCATATGGCGTCTCCGGATTTCCGGAATGGGACTGGCTTTCCGGCTCCGGCACCCTAGACGGATTGCCGTGGGATCTCGGCGGTGGGCGCCTCGCCGGGACGCTCCTCGCCTAGCAACGCGCGTACCAGCGGACGCGAACCTTCTGGCCGCAGCATTTGACTGGCCGGGCGCGGGCGAACCGCTTGCGGCCACCAGAACCAACGCCCAAGCATTGTGGCGATCGACGGAGTCATGAACGAGCGTACGACCAGAGTGTCGAACAACAGGCCCAGGCCGATAGTGGTACCGACCTGACCAATGATCCGCAAGTCGCTGGAGGCCATCGAAGCCATGGTGAAGGCGAACACCAGACCCGCGTTCGTCACGACCTTACCGGTACCACCCATTGCGCGAATGATGCCGGTGTTGATACCCGCGCTTAATTCCTCTTTCATCCGGGACACCAGCAGCAAGTTGTAGTCAGACCCCACCGCCAAAAGGACGATCACGGACATGGGAAGCACCATCCAGTACAACTTGATGCCCAGGATGTACTGCCAGATCAGCACCGAAAGACCGAACGACGAGCCCAACGATAGAGCGACCGTACCCACGATCACCAGAGCGGCCACAAAACTGCGCGTGATGATGAGCATGATGGTGAAGATAAGACAGAGCGCGCCAATTCCCGCGATCAATAGATCGAATTTGGATCCGTCTTTGAAGTCCTTGAAGGTCGATGCGGTTCCGGCGATATAGATCTTGGCGTCTTCCAGCGGTGTCGTCTTGAGCGCCTCTTCGGCCGCCGTCCGTATCTTGTCGACGCGGTCCACGCTTTCGGGCGACGCCGGGTCACCCTTGTGGGAGATGATGAACCGGGCCGCCTTGCCGTCGGGCGACAAGAATTGAGTCATCGCTTTCTGGAAGTCCGCGTTCTTGAAAATCTCCGGCGGCAGATAGAACGAGTCGTCGTTCTTGGAGTTGTCGTACGCCTGACCCAGCGTGTTGGCGTCCTTGCTGTCGACATTCACCTGGCCGATGATCCCGGACATCGTGCTGTGCATCGTCAGCGTCGTCTTCTTGAAGAACTCCATGGTTGCAATCATCTGCGGATACTGCTCAAGTAGCTTCGGCAGCAGCACATCCATCTTGTGCAGGTCCACGAGAAGGTCGCCGAGTTTGTCGCTGAGTTCGTCGACGCCGTCGAGCGTGTCAAATATTGACCGCAGGGACCAGCATATCGGGATATCGAAGCAGTGTTTTTCCCAGTAGAAGTAGCTCTTGATCGGCCTGAGGAAGTCCTCAAAATCCGCGAAGTGATTTCTCAACTCGTACAAGATCTGCGTCATTTCGCCGGTCTTGACGATCGATTCGTGCGTAAGAGCGGTGAGCTCTTTCTGCAATTCGTAGAGGCGTCTCATCGAGGCGAGCTGGATGTCGATCATGGCGACCTGCTGGAGCATATCGTCCATACGTGCATTCAGATACTTCACGTTTTGTGACTGAGCCGCGTTTTGCATGCTGAGCATGAACGGGATCGAGGTGTGTTCGATCGGCGTTCCCTCGGGCCGAGTAATGCCCTGAACCCGAGCAATCCCGGGGACCTTGAATATTCCTCTGGCCAGTCGGTGCAGGGTGATGAAATCAGCCGGATTGCGCATATCATGATCGGCTTCAATCATCACGATTTCAGGCATCATCCGGGCCTGAGAGAAATGTCGGTCAGCGGCCGCATACCCTACGTTCGCGGGAATATCGTCAGGCATATAGAGCCGGTTGTTGTAGCTCGTCTGGTAGCCAGGCAGCGTCACCAAACCGACCAGCGCCACGGCGACCGTCGCGATCAGAATGGGCGCGGGCCAGCGCACAATCGCAGTGCCGATCCGGCGCCAGCGGCCGAAGCGGATCGCCCGTGTGGGGTCGAGCAGTCCAACGCCGCTTCCGACAGTGATTACCGCGGGCACCAGCGTCAGAGCGATCACGACGGAAACGACCATGCCCAACGCGCAGGGCGCGCCCATGGTCTGGAAGATGGGCATCCGGGTAAAGCTCAGGCACAACATCGCCCCGGCGATCGTCAGACCGGAACCCAGGACAACGGGAACGACACCGCGAAAAGTGGTGTAGAAGGCCAATTCCCGGTCCTCACCGGCCTGGCGCGCCTCCTGATATCGGCCGAAGAAAAAGATCCCATAGTCGGTTCCCGCCGCCATCGCGAGGGCTACCAGCAAGTTGACGGCGAACGTCGACAATTGCAGAAGGCTGTGATCACCGAGAAAGGCGACGATTCCCCGAGCCGCGAGTACTTCGATCCCGACTGTGATCAACAGCAGAATCACGGTGATGATCGATCGGTAGACGAAAAGCAGCACCACGAAAATAATCGCGGCACCTACCGCTGTCATTTTCAGAATGGATCTATCGCCGGCCTGTTGCATGTCGGAAAACAGCGCCGATGGACCGGTGACGTAGGCCTTGATCCCGGGAGGTGGGGGTGTCCGCGCGAGAATATCCCGAACGGAGGCAAGGGAGTCCTGGCCCTGCGTCGTGCCCTGGTTTCCGGCCAGGTTCATTTGAACGTATACGGCCTTACTATCGGCACTTTGCGCGCCGGCAGCGGTGAGTCGATCTCCCCACAGATCCTGTACGTGCTCAACATGTTTCGTGTCGGCTCGTAACTCGCGAACCAATTTGTCGTAGTACTTGTGGGCGTCGTCCCCAAGCTCGTGTTGGCCCTCGAGCACGAGCATCACAAAGCTATCCGAATCGGACTCTTTGAAGACCTTGCCCATCCGCATCATCGCCTGCACCGCTGGCGCGTCTTGAGGAGCCAACGGCACGGAGTGTTCCCGGCCTACGCGCTCTAGCGAGGGAACGGCGAATGTCACCAGCAGCGTGAGTGCCACCCAGCCCAAAATGGTCAACACCGACAACTTACGAAGCACCCTGGCAAAGCGCGGTTTCCGGGCGGGGGCCGGGGGAGTTTCCGTACTCATAGGTTCCGTGGTCATGCGGGCCTCACCGCGATTCTTTCAGCAGCAGCGCACGTACCAACGGGCGCGAGCCCAACGGCCGCAACATTTGGCTTGCGGGTCGGGTGCGCACTTGTTGTGGCCACCAGAACCAGCGTCCCAGCAACGCCGCGACGGCCGGGGTCATGAAGGCGCGCACGACCAGCGTGTCGAAGAGCAGACCCATCCCGATCGTGGTGCCCAGCTGCGCGATGCTGCGCAAGTCGCTGACCGCCATGGACGCCATGGTGAATGCGAATACCAGGCCCGCGTTGGTGACGACTTTTCCGGTACCCGCCATCGCGCGGATGATGCCGGTGCGTATCCCGGCGTCCAGTTCCTCTTTCATCCGGGAGACCAACAATAAGTTGTAGTCAGAGCCCACGGCCAAGAGGACGATCACCGCCATCGACAGAACTGTCCAGTGTATTTGCAGTCCAAGCAAATACTGCCAAACCAAGATGGACATGCCGAAGGATGCGCCCAGTGAAAGCAATACCGTACCCACAATGACCAGCGCGGCGATAAAACTTCGTGTCATGATCAGCATGATGATGAAAATCAGGCAGATAGCGGCGACGCCCGCAATCAACAGGTCATATTTGGCGCCGTCGACCAAATCTTTTACCACCGCCGCGGTCCCCGTGAGATAGATCTTGGAGTCTTCCAGGGGGGTGCCCTTCAGCGCCTCCTCGGCGGCCGTCCTGATCGGGTCGACCCGCGAGAGGCCCTCGGGCGTTGCCGGGTCACCCTTTTGTGAAATGAGCATCCGGGCGTTCTTACCGTCCGGCGACAGGAAGATCTTCATGACCCGTTTGAAGGCGTCCGAGCTTTCGATGATCCCCGGCGGCAGATAGAAAGTATCGTCGTTCTTGGAGGTGTCGAAAGCCTGACCCATGGCATTCGGATTCTGACCGCCGTTGACCTCCATCTGGCCGATGGTTCCTTGCATGGTGCTGTGCATGGTCAGCATCATCGTTCGCATGCTCTGCATGGTCGCTATCATTGGCTGAATTTGGATAACCAACTGCGGCAGGAGCGCATCCAGTTTATCGAGGTCTCCCACCAATTCGGTAAACTTGTCATTGACCTCGTCAACGCCGTCGAGTGCGTCGAACACGGATCTGATTGCGAAGCAGACTGGAATATCGTAACAATGCTTTTCCCAGTAGAAATAACTGCGGAGAGGTCTGAAGAAATCCTCGAAGTCCGAAACGCGGTCTCGCAACTCAGCTGTGGCTTTCTGGATTTCATGCGTTTGGCCGACCATGTCATGAGTTACGCCAATGAGTTCTTTCATCAGCCCCAACATCCGCTGCAAGAGAGCAATCATTTTTGCCAGCTCTTCGGCCTGCTTAAGCATGTCTTCCATGCGATCCTTTTGGAACGCCATATTTGTTAGCTGAGTCGACTGGGACATGCTCATGATGTACGGAATGCTTGTGTGCGCGAGCGGAGTTCCCTCCGGCCGGGTCACACTCTGAACTGTGGAGATGCCCGGGACCGCGAGTATGCCCTTAGCTAATTGATTCAGTACCAGCATATCGGTCGAGTTACGCAGATCGTGGTCAGCTTCGACTACAAGGATTTCCGGCATCATCATTCGCGACTCGGGAAAATGTCGTCCTGCAGCCGCGTTTCCCACGCTGGCAGGGATATCATCGGGAATGAACTTCTGGTCGTCGTAGCTAGGGTTATACCCGGGTAGCGTCAATAATCCGATAAGGGCGACCGCTATTGTGGAAATGAGGATCGGTGTGGGCCAGCGAACTATCGCCGTACCGATTCGCCGCCAGCCGCGCACTTGGAGCTTCCGTTTCGGCTCAAACAGGCCAAAACGGCTTCCGGCAGCAATAAGTGCCGGCCCCAACGTGATCGCGACGAGGACCGCAACGGCGATACCCACCGCGTTAGGCAGGCCCAGCGGCTGA
The DNA window shown above is from Mycobacterium sp. Aquia_216 and carries:
- a CDS encoding ABC transporter permease; translated protein: MSALAALTERSMTGAVRDGGLVFEMLSPVGYLAGFGVALHGLVDTGRISYTQYLVPAVVVQSVVFVALVTADRAARDRLTAVGERIAALPIPAVYPVAARIAATLMRATLALSVALIAGYAFGFRMTGGLGYALAFVLIALLLCLAVALGADALGSASTSLEAVTPLLFVPQVLLFMLSTGIAPERTFPGWLRPYVRNQPVSQVAETLRGLASGHVILGNLAASLAWCAGMMLVFGTITLRMQRRAR
- a CDS encoding ATP-binding cassette domain-containing protein, with the translated sequence MSPLAIEVDGLTKTFGEGTHALRGVSFSVPAGTVCGVLGHNGAGKTTTINILSTLIRPSSGHAVVNGYDIVRQPAEVRSSIGIAGQFSAMDPLLNGRENLVLFGRLRGLSRRQAKARADELIERFDLVDAADRRASTYSGGMRRRVDLAIALVVLPKVLFLDEPTTGLDPRSRRTLYTLVSSMTRQGITVLLTTQNLEEADLLSDSVVVIDQGQVIANGTAEELKRRAGAGYCQVTPTNPADLGQVATALTGLQGVDVDADANSVSVMAPDGVATLSEVFRRVDALGIELTDISLRKPSLDEAFIHLTERTVTQS
- a CDS encoding MMPL/RND family transporter translates to MTTEPMSTETPPAPARKPRFARVLRKLSVLTILGWVALTLLVTFAVPSLERVGREHSVPLAPQDAPAVQAMMRMGKVFKESDSDSFVMLVLEGQHELGDDAHKYYDKLVRELRADTKHVEHVQDLWGDRLTAAGAQSADSKAVYVQMNLAGNQGTTQGQDSLASVRDILARTPPPPGIKAYVTGPSALFSDMQQAGDRSILKMTAVGAAIIFVVLLFVYRSIITVILLLITVGIEVLAARGIVAFLGDHSLLQLSTFAVNLLVALAMAAGTDYGIFFFGRYQEARQAGEDRELAFYTTFRGVVPVVLGSGLTIAGAMLCLSFTRMPIFQTMGAPCALGMVVSVVIALTLVPAVITVGSGVGLLDPTRAIRFGRWRRIGTAIVRWPAPILIATVAVALVGLVTLPGYQTSYNNRLYMPDDIPANVGYAAADRHFSQARMMPEIVMIEADHDMRNPADFITLHRLARGIFKVPGIARVQGITRPEGTPIEHTSIPFMLSMQNAAQSQNVKYLNARMDDMLQQVAMIDIQLASMRRLYELQKELTALTHESIVKTGEMTQILYELRNHFADFEDFLRPIKSYFYWEKHCFDIPICWSLRSIFDTLDGVDELSDKLGDLLVDLHKMDVLLPKLLEQYPQMIATMEFFKKTTLTMHSTMSGIIGQVNVDSKDANTLGQAYDNSKNDDSFYLPPEIFKNADFQKAMTQFLSPDGKAARFIISHKGDPASPESVDRVDKIRTAAEEALKTTPLEDAKIYIAGTASTFKDFKDGSKFDLLIAGIGALCLIFTIMLIITRSFVAALVIVGTVALSLGSSFGLSVLIWQYILGIKLYWMVLPMSVIVLLAVGSDYNLLLVSRMKEELSAGINTGIIRAMGGTGKVVTNAGLVFAFTMASMASSDLRIIGQVGTTIGLGLLFDTLVVRSFMTPSIATMLGRWFWWPQAVRPRPASQMLRPEGSRPLVRALLGEERPGEAPTAEIPRQSV
- a CDS encoding MMPL/RND family transporter, encoding MSEETLGTERPSRPFIARTIHRFSILIILGWLGVTVFLTIGVPPLEAVEAQHSVSLTPVDAPSFKAMSRLGQDFKESNSGALAMIVLEGDRPLGQDDHKYYDELIRRLEADTKHVQHIQNFWGDPVTAAAAQSIDGRAAYVQLNLGGSQGAAAGDESVAAIRRIVAELPAPSGLKVYVTGPAATVADMNKAGQETVTTVTLASLSVIFITLLLVYRSIFTVIALLLMVGLELTVGRGMVAFLAYHGLVGLTTFAVNLLVAAVIATGTDYAIFFVGRYQEARQAGEDRETAFYTTFSSVAKVVLASGLTIAGAVLCLSFTRLPYFQPLGLPNAVGIAVAVLVAITLGPALIAAGSRFGLFEPKRKLQVRGWRRIGTAIVRWPTPILISTIAVALIGLLTLPGYNPSYDDQKFIPDDIPASVGNAAAGRHFPESRMMMPEILVVEADHDLRNSTDMLVLNQLAKGILAVPGISTVQSVTRPEGTPLAHTSIPYIMSMSQSTQLTNMAFQKDRMEDMLKQAEELAKMIALLQRMLGLMKELIGVTHDMVGQTHEIQKATAELRDRVSDFEDFFRPLRSYFYWEKHCYDIPVCFAIRSVFDALDGVDEVNDKFTELVGDLDKLDALLPQLVIQIQPMIATMQSMRTMMLTMHSTMQGTIGQMEVNGGQNPNAMGQAFDTSKNDDTFYLPPGIIESSDAFKRVMKIFLSPDGKNARMLISQKGDPATPEGLSRVDPIRTAAEEALKGTPLEDSKIYLTGTAAVVKDLVDGAKYDLLIAGVAAICLIFIIMLIMTRSFIAALVIVGTVLLSLGASFGMSILVWQYLLGLQIHWTVLSMAVIVLLAVGSDYNLLLVSRMKEELDAGIRTGIIRAMAGTGKVVTNAGLVFAFTMASMAVSDLRSIAQLGTTIGMGLLFDTLVVRAFMTPAVAALLGRWFWWPQQVRTRPASQMLRPLGSRPLVRALLLKESR